A window from Dehalococcoidia bacterium encodes these proteins:
- a CDS encoding dihydroorotase, translating into MKTPDRLVIKGGRIIDPLNEEDSIRDIFIHGDKIVSGEEFDATLAKVIDASGLVVTPGFIDIHTHLREPGFEDKESISSGTSAAAAGGFTTICAMPNTNPAIDSAHVVDYITLQASKAGPIRVFCFGAVSKGRNGVELTDMEELASAGVVGFTDDGSPVQSGHLMEMALRYASDLKLPVMDHCEDYSMTKGLGIHEGKVSYRLGLQGYPSAAEESIIARDIAIAEHTGSHLHIAHISTSGGVDLVRSAKSRGVHVTAEVTPHHLTMTEDWILGEKDDYSNLEIITANAYDTRAKVSPPLRTHHDREKLIEGLKDGTIDAIATDHAPHTFGDKAVPFDQASVGISVLETAFGSLMTLVHANIIKLPDLVHRLTVGPASVLGAKYNGLSHLGTGSFADIVLIDTEEKWTVNTNKFNSKGKNTPLESSELRGKVKLTIANGQIAYEDMPND; encoded by the coding sequence ATGAAGACACCGGATCGATTGGTGATTAAAGGCGGTCGTATTATCGACCCTTTAAATGAAGAAGATTCAATAAGAGATATTTTTATCCATGGCGATAAAATTGTCTCAGGGGAAGAGTTTGATGCCACGCTTGCGAAAGTAATTGACGCTTCGGGTCTAGTGGTCACCCCAGGGTTTATAGACATTCATACTCACCTTCGAGAGCCCGGTTTTGAAGATAAGGAATCTATATCTAGTGGTACATCAGCTGCTGCAGCTGGGGGATTTACCACAATTTGCGCAATGCCTAACACGAACCCCGCAATAGATTCTGCGCATGTAGTTGACTACATCACACTGCAGGCAAGTAAAGCTGGTCCGATCCGAGTGTTTTGTTTCGGAGCAGTTTCTAAAGGCCGAAACGGGGTGGAGTTAACTGATATGGAAGAACTAGCTAGTGCAGGCGTAGTAGGTTTCACTGATGATGGAAGCCCTGTTCAATCTGGGCATTTAATGGAAATGGCTTTACGTTATGCGAGCGATTTAAAACTTCCGGTCATGGATCATTGTGAAGACTATTCAATGACTAAAGGGCTGGGTATACACGAAGGCAAAGTTTCTTACCGACTGGGATTACAGGGTTATCCGTCTGCGGCAGAAGAATCGATCATAGCTCGTGATATAGCAATTGCTGAACATACAGGTTCACACCTTCATATTGCGCACATTAGTACCTCTGGTGGAGTCGATCTAGTCAGGAGCGCCAAGTCTCGAGGCGTACATGTAACTGCTGAAGTTACTCCTCATCATTTGACAATGACTGAGGATTGGATCCTAGGTGAGAAAGATGACTATTCTAATCTTGAGATTATTACTGCAAATGCATATGACACAAGAGCAAAAGTCAGCCCTCCATTACGCACCCATCATGACAGAGAGAAGCTCATAGAGGGATTGAAGGATGGGACTATTGATGCGATTGCGACTGATCATGCCCCTCATACTTTTGGGGACAAAGCAGTTCCTTTTGATCAGGCTTCGGTGGGGATTTCAGTTTTAGAAACAGCATTTGGTTCATTAATGACTCTTGTTCACGCGAATATCATTAAACTACCGGATTTGGTTCATCGCCTTACTGTTGGTCCTGCGTCTGTATTAGGCGCGAAATATAACGGACTATCACATCTCGGGACAGGTAGTTTTGCGGATATCGTGTTGATTGATACTGAGGAAAAATGGACTGTTAATACAAATAAATTTAACTCTAAGGGTAAAAATACGCCTTTAGAGTCTTCAGAATTAAGAGGTAAAGTGAAATTAACAATAGCTAATGGCCAAATTGCTTACGAAGATATGCCTAATGACTAA
- a CDS encoding aspartate carbamoyltransferase catalytic subunit — protein sequence MSSRDLSNSRSVRPLQSRRHVLDLDDFSKEEIIEILDSAQSMREILHRDIKKVPALRGKVVLTVFLEPSTRTRVSFEQAGKMLSADVINISGSGSSVEKGESLLNTAKTLQSMRADLMVIRSPEAGTPYFLARNLQHIKVINAGDGAHAHPTQALLDLMTMRMHLGDMEGKKVVFVGDSLYSRVVRSDILGLRALGASIVLSGPPTMTPFNKVLAQSGKALSQVRLEPNLDVAIESADVIVALRIQKERQQSGVLPSMREYTRRWMITDERYQRANPGALLMHPGPLNEGIEIASSLAHSDKAQIEEQVTNGVAIRMALLNGLLMGNMGDLQE from the coding sequence ATGAGTTCACGAGATTTATCTAACAGTCGGAGCGTACGCCCACTTCAATCTCGGAGACATGTTTTGGATCTTGATGATTTCTCGAAGGAAGAAATTATAGAAATCCTTGACTCGGCTCAATCCATGCGTGAAATACTGCATCGTGATATTAAAAAAGTTCCCGCATTGAGGGGAAAGGTTGTGTTGACGGTATTCCTAGAGCCAAGCACGCGTACTAGGGTTTCGTTTGAGCAAGCAGGCAAAATGCTCAGCGCCGACGTAATCAACATTTCTGGTTCGGGCAGTAGTGTTGAGAAAGGTGAATCATTACTCAACACTGCGAAGACTTTGCAGTCAATGCGAGCAGATTTAATGGTCATACGTAGCCCAGAAGCAGGAACTCCGTATTTTCTTGCCCGTAACCTCCAGCATATTAAGGTTATAAATGCAGGAGATGGTGCTCATGCTCATCCTACCCAAGCACTTCTAGATCTCATGACAATGAGAATGCATTTAGGTGATATGGAAGGTAAGAAAGTAGTTTTTGTAGGAGATTCTCTCTATAGCAGAGTTGTCAGATCTGACATTCTAGGACTGAGAGCTTTAGGCGCTTCAATAGTACTTTCTGGCCCTCCGACAATGACCCCATTTAATAAAGTACTTGCGCAGTCTGGAAAAGCACTGTCCCAAGTTAGGTTAGAACCTAATTTAGATGTTGCTATAGAGTCTGCGGATGTGATTGTGGCTCTCCGAATTCAGAAGGAAAGGCAGCAGTCAGGAGTTTTACCAAGTATGCGTGAATATACGCGTAGATGGATGATCACGGATGAGAGATACCAAAGGGCTAATCCTGGCGCATTATTAATGCACCCTGGCCCTCTCAACGAAGGAATTGAGATCGCGTCCTCACTCGCACACAGTGATAAAGCACAAATAGAGGAGCAGGTAACCAATGGAGTGGCCATTCGAATGGCACTCTTAAACGGACTTTTAATGGGAAATATGGGAGATTTACAGGAATGA
- the pyrR gene encoding bifunctional pyr operon transcriptional regulator/uracil phosphoribosyltransferase PyrR — protein MSSYDMSRTLMRIAHEIVERNQNSSDILLVGLQRRGVPLANRLSQAIESFEGFKVPVGSLDINFYRDDLSQRPLPLIHPTKLPVKIDDKIAILVDDVFYTGRTSRAALNALIDLGRPSLIQLAVMVDRGHRELPIRADYVGKNIPTTQNQTIQVRVDEYDGTEEVVLIEDNQPELALL, from the coding sequence ATGTCGAGTTACGACATGAGTAGAACTCTCATGCGTATTGCACATGAGATCGTTGAACGAAATCAAAACTCTTCAGATATTCTGCTCGTTGGCTTACAGCGTCGCGGTGTACCACTTGCAAACAGGTTGTCTCAAGCAATTGAGTCCTTCGAAGGATTTAAAGTTCCCGTCGGATCCCTGGACATCAATTTTTATAGAGATGATTTATCACAACGCCCCCTCCCGCTTATACATCCAACTAAACTACCAGTAAAGATTGACGACAAGATAGCAATTTTAGTCGACGACGTTTTTTACACAGGCAGAACATCTCGAGCAGCATTGAATGCTCTGATTGATTTAGGCCGGCCAAGCTTGATTCAGCTTGCAGTCATGGTAGACAGAGGACATCGAGAGTTACCAATTCGAGCTGATTACGTAGGGAAAAATATTCCTACTACTCAGAACCAAACAATCCAGGTCAGGGTCGATGAATATGATGGTACTGAAGAAGTTGTCTTGATTGAAGATAACCAACCGGAGCTTGCTCTATTATGA
- a CDS encoding LLM class flavin-dependent oxidoreductase: MINSKIGIAAPHIFPEGKVDTSFINRYVEMVESLGYQSLWTQERIIGKPNAIHPTSFLAYLAGKTSTVKLGVSVLVLPRHNAVHLAKLMADIDCLSGGRLILGVGLGNSADELPIYGVNSEKRLSRFIEQVNVIKSLWTESEVNFKGQFHDLSGVMVNPKPLQEPHPPIWFGANADPAIRRSVRMADGWMGAGSSSLEDFPRKLKLVKDYMEEEKRDPSTFPISKRLYLAIDENESRAQSRLREWFGYYYGRPDNADHAAIWGSEAKIKELLHQWSELGTDEFLLNPVFDLEKHAEQLARITGLI, from the coding sequence ATGATTAATTCAAAAATAGGAATCGCTGCTCCTCATATATTCCCGGAGGGAAAAGTAGATACCTCTTTCATAAATCGTTATGTAGAAATGGTAGAAAGTCTCGGTTACCAAAGCCTGTGGACTCAAGAGCGGATTATTGGAAAGCCTAACGCAATTCACCCTACAAGCTTTCTAGCGTATTTAGCAGGAAAAACCTCTACCGTAAAACTGGGTGTTTCCGTCCTAGTGTTACCACGGCATAATGCTGTACACCTTGCGAAGCTAATGGCAGATATAGATTGCCTTAGCGGAGGCAGATTAATTTTGGGCGTAGGCCTAGGGAATAGTGCAGATGAGCTACCCATATACGGGGTCAATTCAGAAAAAAGGCTCAGTCGGTTCATAGAACAAGTGAATGTGATTAAATCCTTGTGGACTGAAAGTGAAGTTAATTTTAAAGGCCAATTCCATGATCTCAGTGGGGTAATGGTCAACCCAAAGCCGCTACAGGAACCTCACCCACCCATATGGTTTGGAGCAAATGCAGACCCAGCAATCAGAAGGTCAGTTAGGATGGCGGATGGTTGGATGGGTGCAGGAAGTTCCTCTCTAGAAGATTTCCCGCGAAAGCTCAAATTGGTAAAAGATTACATGGAGGAAGAAAAAAGAGATCCTTCTACATTTCCTATCTCCAAAAGGCTTTACTTAGCAATTGATGAAAATGAATCTCGTGCCCAATCCCGGCTAAGAGAATGGTTCGGATATTATTATGGCAGGCCTGACAACGCAGACCATGCAGCTATATGGGGAAGCGAAGCAAAAATCAAAGAATTACTACATCAATGGTCAGAATTAGGTACAGATGAGTTCCTACTCAATCCAGTTTTTGACCTTGAAAAACACGCTGAGCAATTAGCAAGAATAACGGGTTTAATTTAG
- the npdG gene encoding NADPH-dependent F420 reductase, producing MKQIAIIGGTGPEGKGLALRFGIAGHQVILGSRNQSRAEEAAAEITSLASGILVTGASNEEAVSKSEIVILSVPFEGLKPVSTTLEPLTRGKLIISIIAPLEFSAGQMHAVNVEEGSAGELTSILFPESPIAAAFQNLSARDLLNPALELHGDVAICSSSEAVMSQVSSLVSDIPKLRPVNAGPLSNSRYIEELTALLINLNKLHKTHSTIQFLGI from the coding sequence ATGAAACAAATAGCAATCATTGGAGGGACAGGCCCCGAGGGCAAAGGATTAGCTCTTCGATTTGGAATAGCTGGGCACCAAGTAATTTTAGGTTCAAGAAATCAATCTCGTGCTGAAGAAGCGGCGGCAGAAATCACCAGCTTAGCATCAGGTATTTTAGTGACTGGAGCCAGTAATGAGGAGGCTGTTTCAAAAAGTGAAATAGTAATCCTTTCAGTCCCTTTTGAAGGATTAAAGCCCGTATCTACAACATTAGAGCCTTTAACTAGAGGCAAATTAATCATTAGCATCATTGCTCCATTAGAATTTTCTGCTGGCCAAATGCACGCAGTTAATGTAGAGGAAGGGTCCGCAGGCGAGTTAACAAGCATCCTTTTTCCTGAATCTCCCATTGCGGCCGCTTTCCAAAATTTGAGTGCCCGGGACCTACTCAATCCTGCACTTGAATTACATGGAGACGTAGCTATCTGCAGTAGCTCTGAAGCAGTGATGAGCCAAGTTTCTAGCTTAGTATCTGATATTCCTAAGTTAAGGCCTGTAAATGCAGGTCCTTTATCGAACTCACGTTACATTGAAGAGCTAACTGCATTGTTAATCAACTTGAACAAATTGCATAAAACACATAGCACTATTCAATTCTTGGGTATTTAG
- a CDS encoding heavy-metal-associated domain-containing protein gives MHQLIIFDIPALHCDGCIDSLKSVLENFPGISLVAGDLESLTLSVSYDESSITPEAIKLQLAAVGYVVAGTQFPNN, from the coding sequence TTGCACCAGTTGATAATTTTTGACATACCAGCCCTTCATTGTGATGGCTGCATAGATTCACTCAAAAGCGTTTTAGAAAATTTCCCAGGTATTTCTTTAGTTGCTGGCGACCTTGAGTCGCTTACGCTTTCAGTCAGCTATGATGAATCCTCAATTACACCAGAAGCCATCAAACTACAGCTTGCGGCTGTTGGTTATGTAGTCGCAGGTACTCAATTCCCTAATAATTAA
- a CDS encoding threonine synthase, with protein MNNFLSHLECTETGEIFNADEPHSLSPNAQKVLYPRYDLDAAKQSLDPNSFIQRPRNMWRFFELMPIRNEDNIVSLGEGGTPMLRAKKLEAQHGVKTLFIKDEGINPTGSFKARGLSAAVSKAKELGLKRLTVPSAGNAAGSLASYCARADIECFVFMPKDAPDANQKETILAGANLTLVDGLISDAGKLSREKAAELGLFDVSTLREPYRVEGKKTMGYEIALDLGWRLPDVIVYPTGGGTGIVGMWKAFDEMERLGWIGSKRPKMIVVQASGCAPIVRAFEKGERFAEPWENASTIASGIRVPSAVGDYLILDAVRESSGTAITVTDEEILESTREIGISEGIWAAPEGAATLAGYKKLLSSGFLSPDDETLLMNTGTGYKYMDVAMPV; from the coding sequence ATGAATAATTTTCTCTCACACCTCGAATGCACTGAAACTGGCGAAATATTTAATGCCGACGAACCTCACAGCCTATCTCCAAACGCACAGAAGGTTTTATATCCGCGTTACGACTTAGATGCTGCCAAGCAATCCTTAGACCCTAACTCTTTCATTCAACGACCACGAAACATGTGGCGCTTTTTCGAATTGATGCCTATTCGCAATGAAGACAATATTGTTTCTCTTGGCGAAGGCGGAACCCCCATGCTACGTGCAAAAAAACTTGAAGCTCAGCACGGAGTGAAAACATTATTTATTAAAGATGAAGGTATCAACCCAACTGGTTCATTCAAGGCTCGAGGGCTTTCTGCTGCAGTATCAAAGGCTAAGGAACTCGGACTAAAGCGACTGACTGTTCCCTCTGCAGGGAATGCTGCTGGGTCCCTTGCTTCGTATTGTGCTCGAGCAGACATAGAGTGCTTTGTTTTCATGCCTAAAGATGCTCCTGATGCAAACCAAAAAGAAACTATATTAGCAGGAGCAAACCTTACGCTTGTCGACGGATTGATATCTGATGCGGGTAAATTATCTCGCGAAAAAGCAGCAGAATTAGGATTGTTTGATGTATCTACCCTCCGGGAGCCTTACCGCGTTGAAGGGAAAAAAACTATGGGGTATGAAATTGCGCTGGACCTTGGTTGGCGCTTACCCGATGTCATCGTGTATCCAACAGGGGGCGGAACAGGAATAGTTGGTATGTGGAAGGCATTCGATGAAATGGAACGATTGGGATGGATAGGCAGCAAGCGCCCCAAAATGATAGTTGTGCAAGCAAGCGGGTGTGCCCCTATAGTTCGGGCGTTTGAGAAAGGTGAGCGATTCGCAGAGCCTTGGGAAAATGCCTCAACCATCGCCTCAGGGATCAGAGTACCTTCCGCAGTGGGAGATTATTTAATTCTTGATGCTGTTCGCGAAAGCTCTGGAACCGCGATAACGGTTACCGACGAAGAAATCCTTGAATCAACTCGAGAAATAGGTATCTCCGAAGGAATTTGGGCAGCTCCCGAGGGCGCTGCTACGTTAGCAGGGTACAAAAAACTACTATCTAGTGGATTTTTATCTCCCGATGACGAG